The following coding sequences are from one Ficedula albicollis isolate OC2 chromosome 14, FicAlb1.5, whole genome shotgun sequence window:
- the LOC101821615 gene encoding cytoplasmic phosphatidylinositol transfer protein 1-like: protein MLVKEYRICMPLTTEEYRVGQLYTISKHSHQESEKGEGVEVVKNEPHEDPVHGPGQFTEKRVHLSSKLPGWARAVTPRIFYITEKAWNYYPYTITEYTCSFLPKFSIYIETKYEDNCGDSENIFHSDKILGDHEVSFLDIAFDEIPERYYRSLEDPRFFSSAKTGRGPLREGWRQHTKPIMCSYKLVSVKFEVWGLQTRVEQFVHKVIRDILLIGHRQAFAWVDEWCGMTMEEVRRYEQETQEATNELIGLVAPAISVSEVGQPTATHSAPASAPSTPLSDEAPEFLAPPKTRPRKKSAPETLTLPALRERAGAE, encoded by the exons ATGCTCGTCAAGGAGTACCGCATCTGCATGCCGCTCACCACCGAGGAG TACCGCGTGGGGCAGCTCTACACCATCAGCAAGCACAGCCATCAGGAGAGCGAGAAGGGCGAGGGCGTGGAGGTGGTGAAGAACGAGCCCCACGAGGACCCCGTGCACGGCCCCGGCCAGTTCACGGAGAAGCGTGTGCACCTCTCCAG CAaactgccaggctgggcacggGCAGTGACCCCCCGCATCTTCTACATCACCGAGAAGGCCTGGAACTACTACCCCTACACCATCACGG AGTACACG tgctccttCCTGCCCAAGTTCTCCATCTACATCGAGACCAAGTACGAGGACAACTGTGGGGACAGCGAGAAT aTCTTCCACAGTGACAAAATCCTGGGTGACCACGAGGTCTCTTTCCTGGACATCGCCTTTGACGAGATCCCTGAGCGCTACTACCGCAGCCTGGAGG aCCCCCGTTTCTTCAGCTCGGCCAAGACGGGCCGGGGGCCGCTGCGGGAGGGCTGGCGCCAGCACACCAAGCCCATCATGTGCTCCTACAAACTGGTGAGCGTCAAGTTCGAGGTGTGGGGGCTGCAGACGCGGGTGGAGCAGTTCGTGCACAAG GTGATCCGGGACATCCTGCTGATCGGGCACCGGCAGGCTTTCGCCTGGGTGGACGAGTGGTGCG GGATGACGATGGAGGAGGTGCGGCGCTACGAGCAGGAGACGCAGGAGGCCACCAACGAGCTCATCGGCCTGGTGGCACCGGCCATCTCGGTCAGCGAGGTGGGGCAGCCCACGGCCACGCACTCGGCCCCTGCCAGCGCCCCCTCCACCCCGCTCAGCGACGAGGCCCCCGAGTTCCTGGCGCCCCCCAAGACTCGCCCGCGGAAGAAGTCGGCGCCGGAGACCCTGACGCTGCCCGCGCTGCGGGAACGCGCTGGCGCCGAGTGA
- the LOC101822000 gene encoding myeloid-associated differentiation marker homolog — translation MPVASANLRALTSWVGIARLSAVLLSCLAFSLVASTGEFAGAYGTWCMFSWCFCFVVTLLVLLLELLELYPLLPLSWDDFTAAFSMLAVLMVFTSSVVYPATFISGSCNTSQCARQAVATAASCLCFLAYAVEVSLTRAKPGDISSFLSTVPGLLKVFEAYVACLIFSLLDAHSGEPGLMWCVAVYSLCFIFTLLIIIFTVGRCLTYIPCPLEKMLVGYNFLALLMYLTATILWPLYSFRGQSRPAHCDPRCPWNKHLGITFLTIFNLIAYLVDLVYSTRMVFFRAPP, via the exons ATGCCCGTGGCCAGCGCCAACCTGCGCGCCCTCACCTCCTGGGTGGGCATCGCCCGCCTCTCGGCcgtcctgctgtcctgcctcGCCTTCAGCTTGGTGGCCTCCACCGGGGAATTCGCGGGTGCCTACGGGACGTGGTGCATGTTCAGCTGGTGCTTCTGCTTCGTTGTGAcgctgctggtgctgctgctggagctgctggagctctaC CCgctgctgcctctctcctgGGATGATTTCACCGCGGCGTTTTCCATGCTGGCGGTTCTGATGGTCTTCACCTCCTCGGTGGTTTACCCTGCCACCTTCATCAGCGGCTCCTGCAACACCAGCCAGTGTGCCCGGCAGGCCGTGGCCACCGCcgcctcctgcctctgcttcctCGCCTACGCCGTCGAGGTGTCGCTGACCCGCGCCAAGCCAGGGGACATCAGCAGCTTCCTCTCCACCGTGCCTGGCCTCCTCAAGGTCTTTGAAGCCTATGTGGCTTGCCTGATCTTCTCCCTGCTGGACGCGCACAGTGGAGAGCCTGGCCTGATGTGGTGTGTGGCTGTCTACTCCCTGTGCTTCATCTTCACCCtcctcatcatcatcttcaCCGTCGGCCGCTGCCTCACCTACATTCCCTGCCCGCTGGAGAAGATGCTGGTGGGCTACAACTTCCTGGCCCTGCTGATGTACCTCACCGCCACCATCCTCTGGCCTCTCTACAGCTTCCGGGGGCAGAGCCGCCCCGCTCACTGCGACCCGAGATGCCCGTGGAACAAGCACCTGGGCATCACCTTCCTCACCATCTTCAACCTCATCGCCTACTTGGTGGACTTGGTCTACTCCACCAGGATGGTGTTTTTCAGGGCGCCTCCCTAA